The Aedes aegypti strain LVP_AGWG chromosome 1, AaegL5.0 Primary Assembly, whole genome shotgun sequence sequence GAATTGACATTATTTCTATTATAATGGTCACAATTGAGTAGTTTTATTCATTTTTGCATTGTACAAGCACATGCCTTGAACTTAACATCGAGtatagatttgaaacaaaaagattccatgaaattttttcaaacttttgataCAAACTCTAatctatgaactagcaacacggccgggctagtaatccaactcaacgatgtgaaagtaggcctttgccaaaactaccaatgagaagtggtcttttttgacaggcaattggtttcgtttttgtacctTGACCTGTCACTTTTAGTCTTaggtcctacccatgattcaacaaaaaaaaaatcagcagaaagcaggctttggaaaatttaacgattatTGTCACACGAGTCATAATgtcatcccatttatccgcctgcattcatacaacacgcatgacatttatcgttcgttgaagataacgagccatgaacgaaaacaagacagacacacaatactcactgtttggcgccgatcaaCCTATTTTGACAGCTACTGAAGGTACGCTGCATTTTTGTTTACCTTACACAACAATACTCACATAGATAAAATAGTTATGAATATCCGTCAGATTTGTACTGAAATCggaatataaattcaatttattcaattgGCTTTTTAGGGGTATCCATTTTTTTACATATcatgattctacgttaaaaattgaggaagaatccaaagtttcataattttccgtgccctggaactatttttaaaaacacATTTGAACACATTGGAAATCGCTGTTGAATTATTGCTCGGCAAATGTTACTACGGGACgagctgaaaattgaaatgtcattaagTCTACAAATTAAAATCttcattaattatttataaaaattaagatattgaagcgcTATCAAATTGTATGAACTTTTTCGATCAAACTACAAAAACTTTCCTCTCTtattaatgttcgaatcctctgagcagaatttcaatagagaaacttaaaagtagacgtcaaagataagcatttaggagcggaattaaaaggtacacggtactccatctacttttaagttgcTCTACAAAAACTTTTTCAGTGCCAGTATTCACCGGTTTAGAACTAGAAAAGTGCTCAAATTTCACCATAAAAATGTAGAATTGTCATGTTCCGACATGCAGGAGCGAATTATTTTCGAATAAACCCTAAAACATAACCATGTGAACCGGTTACGTTCCATAGATTCCAACGATCAATGTGCAGAGAAACCGATAGCTAACATTTTTGGgctaaaacttgaaaacaaataCTACGAATTTGTTCTTCTGTTACAAGCACTTCCGAGAATCAGAGAGCAGGACCATAGCggaagaaaataaagaaaaatctaATGTAAGTTTTGAACAAGTATCGAAAGTTTAATTGTACTTAATTGTTTTTTGTATTTAGACATACGGTCAAATTTcccaaattatatcaaattcAATTCCTGCATTCCGTACAATAAGGCCTTTCTATGTACACATATTAAATATATTCttgtatataaaataaaaaaaacaacttgcACGGCTAGTTATTTCTTTGGGAGTTAATGGGTTGTTATgagaaacatgaaaaatacTTCTCATAAATAGATCAAATGCCTTAAGTGACCTTTCAATCGGATACGTAACAAATTATTCTGCTAAGCtatcgatattttgttatccaaaatacctaaatttacttaaaatataacaaatgcaatacaaatctggaaaaaaaagttcataacTATCTACTAATACTAATGCACAGTCGTGAACAGCATACCTTCTATAccgcccataactgcaaaacaggcacattcaacatttttgaaaaattgggagTTAATAccataccatggagagtcaacaaatgataaatactttcgatcaacttactgaaatctgtgagattgttctagaaaattcgaaaaaataataccaagttgttttgtcacattggtaattataaccgcataacagtcacattgaaattataaatgagcctcgtaatgtaatagcaatgaaatttctatcagaattattttctgataattcacctagtatgttatatgagttgtacaaaatatcagcctcaattaagcatttttgagttcctggtaatttctagaaatattagtttcctctcatactgccataaaatgcacacttggtattccatttactcaatgcctacttttgtcgaatgttacaaatatgcagttatgggcagtatagctgtcaatatacttatggcgccgatcactgtgtgtcatcacttgtaacattcgctgacccactctcattctgatcaagaaacagaggcgaatattgtttattttctgTGCTGTATTTGCAACCAAAGGAATGTTCAATGGTCCAAAAgtttataattaggttgttaaaggctgcattatccgaaaatataaaagttattaccaattttatggaaaacataaatcacccgaatggctcgatactgttccagtctgtgagagttgctgctcccGTGCCACGTActaaacgagagagtgaatgtttacattcataaggctctccgaatgcgatgtgccacgagctgttatggtttgcgaacagttacactctccgaatatggttcgatcggcttattcggatcaaaatccaaacattgGCAGAAAGCTTGAAATATAATTAAACTATTAATCATATGTTTAATATACACACAAACTCGATTAACTTCGTACTTATTCTTATGGAGAATGGAAGACACGATAAGATTTCTCAAGGTATTCTCATGCCTAGTAAAGCGTGGATTGTGGATTGTTCTGGCGCGTgagaagaacgattgagaatttaaaaatctttggaaaaagtaATGGATTGATTTAACATCAGTCGTTTCGtgttatacacagcacgagtCTGATAGGgtagttcaaaattcaaaaacgtttaaaaatccaatctcccatatcatCATTACTATCCTTACTCCTTATTTTTTCGGTGGTAATTTAAAGGTGACCCAAAGacatgtaggtttatatggaaataactattgaaaaagtttgaCAAATGTtacaaacacgttagtactctgacgtcagaaaaaaaaatcaaaacatagtgaaaactcattcttcatgtaCTAATGAAGGATCTTGAGATGAAACAAATCATTTtggagctaattttgtttgggatttttgcagaagtttgcagggctataatcccatatgaagctaaataatagcaaacaaattcatgaatatcttttctccCATCCGTTGGATTGAATTGCTTTCTTCAGCAACTTTTCGAACTTTTTTGACGattgtaagaacgataagtgttatgtcttgtctcgcgtcgcgatAAGTTTGTgtctcctacagggatctctccagaaattcttctagacattctccaattcttccagaaattcatccaccatattttcaaatgatgcttagaagaatttctccataattCAGAGCTACTATCTCCGTTAATTTTCTCACTCCTATTTTGATTTTCTTGTTCAAATATCCTAGGGTTtccttttgatatttttttcactaaacattcaaccgaattctccagttgttactcatGAAGATCTTCTAAGGATTCCTACTGTTTCTTACGAAGAAATCCACAAAATAATAAACcagattattgaaaaaataacttaaggttttttttcaaaccctgCAAGAATTTTTCTGCCTGCtcatgtttttttcaaaaaatcatccatgtttcctcccagaaatccaaagTTCCTTAAGGGATccttcgaatttttttttgtaggaatttttccagcatttcatccaagtattgcTTATGCAGTTCTACCCAACATTTTATAAAGTTGctaaaaaaacacacatttttttatttatttagttaacatttaaacagataacactgaatcaactaaggtacagtgggggaagtgtatcagtggggtaagtggatcatttgtctatATTAAgcttaaatacttgaatatgttgaatgtttttgccACATTGCTTCGtattaggttatattcttacgtccacactaatactattgcataactggtactacacgtacactaacacaagcaaacttgttagctgcaaaaagtaattgatttgaaaattgttttccatcaatcaaaaatccattgtatctctgtctaaaatcgaatactattagtttttttcaacacatggtgaccatttcagttctaattgaatgaatcatatgtcatttttataaataaatacaaatatattggacatggtacacttacctctactttttaatggggtggggtaagtggatcaagtattattatcatttgttGACACACTGTTTACgagaatttgaataagttttaatatccgcaaatgttgttttcctttaacttttctcattcctagcttaaatttgtcaaattgactataaaaaattgaattaatccacctaacagtttatttttaatctttctggtataaaacatTTAAAGAGtgaatattgcaatatttaAACCAAAACTTtacgtggtttatctaagctgagttgcaaaagaccaaaatatttgtttctttcaattgttctagatatatgatacaaatatattcatcaatagaataaaaagatttcagttttttaatcagaaataaatgtaacttatgtttttaaacaataaatttttttcgaaaacatctttTGGAATACCCCtgcaatacttctgtatagcttatgtgtataaatggatgaatttcctCCAAATTATACTAgccataatgtttttttttgttcgaattagtgtgaactaatgtaaaatattttaaatattattttgataaaataaagatattttttttaatttttaaactatCAAAATGTAATATTACTAGCACTATTAACAAGAACGAAAgtaggtttatggacaaaaggtcgaaaatgatttgcttgatgggaaatttttccttctttgaaaaacagattttcgaccttttgtcccttcttttttgttcttcgaccttttgtcctttcgaccttttgtctttcgaccttctgtcctttcggccttttgtctttcgaccttttgtcatagattcacgaAAGTAATATCATtcatactatacataattatacCATACTagttttgagaacagatttttttgtttggtgatccacttaccccaccatggtggggcaagtggatcatttggtgcaaattttcaagtcgctcatactcaatacataacaatcagaaaaatcgaaacaagaaacgatttgaagcacattagttcctcatttgttatccacagaaacaagtttgaattacattattcacgttagctgtacataacaatgaagttgaccgtcgatttttctgtatccacttaccccacggtaccttatttcacGCCAAaatactcggttcatggccgcatctctccatcctagGTTTtgtcccacgctcgccaaatctatgcgcacttgatccgtccacctagctcgctgcgctccacgcctgtACCATCTGGATCCGAAGCGAAAACCATCTATGCAGGGTTCTTGCAACataccctgcccatcgtatccttccagaaTTGCTTTGGAAAAACAATtccatgcaatcttcaaaagtttatttaggtTTTCACACCAGTTTATATTACAGCAATTTTTCCTATCATTCGTACACAAATTTCTAGAGAGATTCTGTCCACtgttttacaagaaaaaaatctttagaaaatcctgtagaatactatcccgagattcgattgatttttatttattatcttAGCCAATTAGCTAGGGAATGttctaaaacttcctcaagaCTCCAGGAGTTATTTACAAGATCCTTGTTCAATAAGGGTGACTTAGAAActctttctagtttttttttaccttaggattttctttagaaatacccaacgttttatttttcagaaaaaaattcttgtCATTTCCCTGTAGactttcctggaagaattcctgaaaaaaaaaccttcaatacttacttgagaaaatctcaaagaattactagaggaatttctgtagaaatgttataaggcagcatccatttattacgtaacgctaaaattggaaattatcGACCCCTTCCCCCCCTCCGTCACGCTTTttgtaaggatttttttaaaaatttgtataaCTTGTACCGCTTGAGCCTacctcccccccccccatcgttacgtaatttgtggacgccgCCTAAGGAATCTGTGGagtaattgctgaaggtatctttagataaattcctagttaaaatattatttaaatcctaaaagacaattttaaaggaaatctatagaaatttatggagaagttattgattcAACTTTAGAAGACGTTTTGACCGGAGGACCGGCTTGGAGGATGTCCCATGAAAATGGATGAATTACTGGCGAAGttaagattttcttgaaaaaattctcaaagaaattttgaagaaattcagatggtttaatttttagagaaattccatTTCTATGGTTCTGATTGGTtaaatccaggttgaattcttgaaatatcctcaacaaaattcttggataatTTTCCCCTCAAATAGAGTAACTTTCAATTCCCAGTCCAGGTTTAAATCCCTTTTTGCTTCATTGTGCATTAAATATTCGCCAGCGTGTGCCCTACCCAtgatttcgaacgtggacgcgcctctgagaTGAACAATAGGTAGTCTTTCAAAGGAACGCTTTTCATCGAACAAAATCGATCAGAACATCAATTCCACTAATTACCCTTGAACTTACCTTCCCTCTTAATACTCGAGCTTCAAAGTGCCTCATGACCTTCGATACTCATTGCATTCCGGACAGCAAATTCGGCCACAGTCTGGCCGACGCCAtctttttcctcagctttctcaTGTCTACGCACCACATCACCCTGAACTTTCCCATTACCTACCCAACAAACTCTAACTACGCAAATCCATTTCGCACAAGTCATTGACTGCactgttaaaacaaattccgAGAGCACAAATCAAGCATGGGAATAGAACCATCTCACACAAACTCCAACGTAACATGAAATGCATGTTTTTCCAACAACCCCATCACAGCGGGGGCGCTTGTCGATTATCGTTGgtgaaaaatttcaaccttgTCCCCTACCGACCGCCGTCCATCAAGGAGACCATCTAGGCACCCTGCCGGGCTGGACCGgggaaaattatttattaatctCCACACTGGGCCAAATCCCTGCAGATCACCGTCAAGTGTTGAAGTGCAAGCAGTGTGATTGTGCCTCCAGTTTCCGGAATTCAGTGAAATTAGGATTAGGATGTACAGGTTAGAAACAGGACAAATCTTCGCAGCGCTTTGCTGCATGTCACTGCTTCCGCAGCTTTTGTACCGATCCGTGTCGGTTGAGGCCCAGCATCAACCTGGAGACGAAACCTGTGAAACCCTTCCGTCGGAAATCCATCTGATAAAAGGTTTGCGATCATTATCGAGCCGCGTCGGCTCGTTTAGAGTGCTTCTGACGGAACGTTCTAATTTACAGAGGAGTACGATGAGCTGGGTCGCCTCTACAGGACCTGCAACGGAGATGTAACGGTGAACAAGTGCGAAGGCAAGTGCAACAGCCAGGTGCAACCGTCGGTCATTACCGCCACCGGGTTCCTCAAAGAGTGCTACTGCTGTCGGGAGTCGTTCCTGCGGGAGCGCCAACTGCAGCTGACCCATTGTTACGATCCGGATGGTGTCCGAATGACGGATCACGACTCGGCCACGATGGAGATTCGCCTGAAGGAACCCATCGATTGCAAGTGCTACAAGTGTGGCGATCTGGTTCGCTAAGAAGGTGATCGAATTGTGAAAAGTGTTTGCAATAACCCCTCTCTCTTTCTCTCGCACCGGCGTGTATTAGAAGATAAGATGGCCCTTTTTCA is a genomic window containing:
- the LOC5578519 gene encoding partner of bursicon encodes the protein MYRLETGQIFAALCCMSLLPQLLYRSVSVEAQHQPGDETCETLPSEIHLIKEEYDELGRLYRTCNGDVTVNKCEGKCNSQVQPSVITATGFLKECYCCRESFLRERQLQLTHCYDPDGVRMTDHDSATMEIRLKEPIDCKCYKCGDLVR